The proteins below come from a single Ahaetulla prasina isolate Xishuangbanna chromosome 16, ASM2864084v1, whole genome shotgun sequence genomic window:
- the PPP1R26 gene encoding protein phosphatase 1 regulatory subunit 26, whose amino-acid sequence MFLMNTSPLVALPRKWEPFPQSRNCRYPVCFSESEEDLARTAVNAKVQMIINNLQSEEVALGASSKYGCIVQKKQKAAKDRGHKFRTNDQLLQEHINYTLRSYPTDLDGMDMEENAEFGPLTLNSDSDDSVDRDIEEAIQEYLRNKGQNLPPLSNNTKNLPSKGEDHPIQQKFPSHDAACHLFPVGCGPVSLAQPYVVPSHVEDNVVQWASSPCSVSSDDSFEQSIKAEIEQFLKKKKHQARRKIPGRNKPFHQKEQLQEKLALSEKGSMNRGNQSSLKQGGKVYFSKRHPELQSIGTATCLKSKTSEEAASCKTERQTGVSTSTVHDSSFLEESKNSRKRPILCNARREKRVECTDLSDSSSDDGIEEAIQRYQVEKMKKAAESRAGCVSLQKERFSTNKAENIPPSLTSALPEITQKAQRCKRKDASAKAAAINRPGIPCNHLGKSRRFSPPEKSFAKCAVTLQASCRVDTAAELMCAEAILDISKTILPLPTASDHKLFSTSPSFSSQNVLPSQYESDNNIVDSDDSIEQEIRAFLAVKARTKHLIAKSTFQVPLSLGQSSERTQSSKRMFPKCLKLPLNHKKTLKRKSEIVPPHENAQLISEMDYLDKNLPKSSVIQLKNERTGKMVIYPKGTQTPIHSTRVPCPLSHTPHDSGSLVESRGKLGLQKYGADDKSSSFDSDEDLDTAIKDLLRSKRKLKKKSKDQRIHCKKKDPFGDAEMHIFYKNERDNQSQTPTLLKKCLVRSRRDIREGNIKKGPLRKPKSIIEFEPECKKKYQTKLVSGAEIQQAPKTRSCLWAVTTLTDESSSIDSDDSIEEEIQKFLAEKAKAATRIGGLPDATGVAGTLGADKPQAALLKAEWQLFGRGSPASEKEGQKVGRLDPPGSEVSSHRRCVGESEGNASHPSEQARPFTEDGGSLALVENPPAADTKELPVRRAAVQRKDIWEDRIDQGTLSSGKGKAEEHCSKWQNYFKAVPSFKRKRSHELKTSSKFLAGLKGGGNKRKSELLGKRQQDINRSLLKKHGGTLAANLFGEGSLAKEIVGFRSEAGVREADQGPRVQAGSLHTWKQESDGSSQETTVTTEVVNLVKHNGVESHKGDASQSLPLQGSGIEETTISSGVSCIEVPVRSEKSLEYSPSWAKGKVPEGPCDLSLKGKVISQGRTAEEQTQKVLEGGSAEVGQWGNNLLSPENNSSS is encoded by the coding sequence ATGTTTCTCATGAATACTTCTCCTTTGGTGGCCCTTCCGAGAAAATGGGAGCCCTTTCCTCAGTCAAGGAATTGCAGATACCCGGTTTGTTTCTCAGAATCTGAAGAAGATCTGGCTAGAACAGCTGTCAATGCCAAAGTCCAGATGATTATAAACAATCTGCAAAGTGAAGAAGTCGCCCTGGGTGCCAGCAGCAAATATGGCTGCATTGTACAGAAGAAACAGAAGGCAGCAAAGGATAGAGGACACAAATTTAGGACGAATGACCAACTGCTACAGGAACATATTAACTATACCCTTCGTAGCTATCCAACAGACTTGGATGGAATGGACATGGAAGAGAACGCAGAGTTTGGACCTCTCACCTTGAATTCTGACAGTGATGATTCTGTTGATAGAGATATAGAGGAAGCCATTCAAGAGTACCTGCGAAACAAGGGCCAGAACCTTCCCCCTCTATCAAATAACACCAAGAATTTGCCTAGTAAGGGTGAGGATCATCCAATCCAACAGAAATTTCCTTCACATGATGCCGCTTGTCATTTATTTCCTGTTGGTTGTGGCCCCGTCAGCTTGGCCCAGCCATATGTCGTTCCCAGTCACGTCGAAGATAATGTTGTCCAGTGGGCTTCCTCCCCTTGTAGTGTGAGCAGCGACGACTCTTTCGAACAGAGCATAAAAGCCGAGATTGAACAattcttaaagaaaaagaaacatcaaGCAAGAAGGAAGATCCCGGGGAGGAATAAGCCATTTCACCAGAAAGAACAGCTTCAAGAGAAACTAGCCCTCAGTGAGAAAGGCAGCATGAACAGAGGGAATCAAAGTTCTTTAAAGCAAGGAGGCAAGGTGTACTTCTCGAAACGGCATCCTGAACTACAAAGCATCGGCACAGCTACGTGCTTGAAGTCAAAAACCAGCGAAGAGGCTGCATCCTGCAAAACAGAAAGGCAAACAGGCGTTTCAACTTCGACAGTTCATGATTCCTCCTTTCtggaagaaagcaaaaatagtagGAAAAGACCGATACTTTGCAATGCCCGGAGAGAGAAAAGAGTTGAATGTACAGATTTATCTGATTCGAGCAGTGATGACGGGATCGAAGAAGCTATTCAGCGTTATCAGGTTGAGAAGATGAAGAAAGCTGCGGAGTCCAGAGCGGGCTGTGTTTCTTTGCAGAAGGAAAGGTTCAGCACCAACAAAGCAGAGAATATCCCTCCAAGCCTGACAAGTGCCTTGCCAGAAATCACTCAGAAAGCTCAGCGCTGCAAGAGGAAGGATGCCAGTGCGAAGGCAGCGGCGATAAACAGGCCCGGCATACCTTGTAATCATCTGGGGAAAAGCAGAAGGTTTTCTCCTCCAGAAAAGAGTTTTGCCAAATGCGCAGTCACACTTCAGGCTTCGTGTCGAGTAGACACGGCTGCTGAATTAATGTGTGCAGAAGCCATACTGGACATTTCCAAAACTATTTTGCCTCTCCCGACAGCAAGTGATCATAAACTATTCTCAACTAGTCCTTCCTTTTCTTCGCAGAATGTGCTACCTTCCCAGTATGAAAGCGACAACAATATTGTGGACAGCGATGATAGCATTGAGCAGGAGATAAGAGCTTTCTTGGCTGTCAAAGCAAGGACCAAGCATTTGATCGCAAAATCCACTTTCCAAGTGCCTCTGTCATTGGGGCAGTCCAGTGAGCGGACTCAGAGTTCCAAGAGAATGTTCCCCAAATGCCTAAAACTGCCACTGAATCACAAAAAGACGCTTAAGAGGAAAAGTGAAATAGTCCCCCCACATGAAAATGCACAATTAATCTCAGAGATGGACTATTTGGATAAGAATCTTCCAAAATCCTCTGTAATCCAACTGAAAAATGAAAGAACTGGAAAGATGGTTATATATCCAAAAGGCACTCAAACCCCTATTCATTCTACCAGGGTCCCATGCCCTTTGTCTCACACACCTCATGATTCTGGAAGTCTGGTGGAAAGTAGGGGCAAACTAGGTTTGCAGAAGTATGGGGCGGATGATAAAAGCAGCTCATTTGATAGCGATGAAGATTTGGATACAGCTATCAAAGATCTTCTAAGATCCAAACGGAAACTAAAGAAAAAATCCAAAGACCAAAGAATTCACTGCAAAAAGAAAGACCCATTTGGTGATGCTGAAATGCATATTTTTTATAAGAATGAGAGAGACAACCAATCCCAAACTCCCACCTTATTAAAAAAGTGTCTTGTACGTTCCAGGAGAGACATTAGAGAGGGGAATATAAAGAAAGGGCCTCTGAGAAAACCGAAAAGTATCATAGAGTTTGAACCTGAATGTAAAAAGAAATACCAGACCAAACTAGTTTCTGGAGCGGAAATCCAACAGGCCCCAAAGACCCGTTCATGTCTGTGGGCTGTGACAACCTTGACGGATGAGAGCAGTTCCATAGACAGTGATGACAGCATTGAAGAAGAAATCCAGAAGTTCTTGGCTGAAAAGGCAAAAGCTGCTACCAGGATAGGGGGATTACCAGATGCCACTGGAGTTGCTGGGACTTTGGGAGCTGATAAGCCCCAGGCTGCTCTGTTGAAAGCAGAGTGGCAACTATTCGGACGAGGAAGCCCTGCCTCAGAGAAAGAGGGTCAAAAGGTGGGCAGGTTGGACCCACCAGGCTCTGAGGTGAGCAGCCACCGGAGATGCgtaggagagagtgaaggaaacgCATCTCACCCCAGTGAACAAGCCAGACCATTCACGGAAGACGGGGGCAGCCTGGCTTTAGTGGAAAACCCACCAGCTGCGGACACAAAGGAGCTGCCTGTAAGAAGAGCTGCAGTCCAAAGAAAGGATATTTGGGAGGACAGGATTGATCAAGGGACCCTCTCCTCCGGGAAGGGCAAAGCAGAGGAGCATTGTAGTAAATGGCAAAATTATTTTAAGGCCGTGCCCTCTTTCAAAAGGAAGCGTTCGCATGAATTAAAAACATCCAGCAAATTTCTAGCAGGTCTCAAAGGTGGTGGGAATAAGAGGAAATCTGAGCTTTTAGGCAAAAGACAACAGGACATCAACCGttctttgctcaagaagcatgGAGGGACCTTGGCAGCAAATTTGTTTGGGGAGGGATCTCTGGCCAAAGAGATTGTGGGCTTCAGAAGTGAGGCAGGAGTAAGAGAAGCAGACCAGGGTCCCAGGGTCCAAGCAGGAAGTTTGCATACCTGGAAGCAGGAAAGTGATGGAAGCAGCCAGGAGACCACCGTAACCACTGAAGTGGTGAACTTGGTCAAACATAATGGTGTGGAAAGCCACAAAGGAGATGCCAGCCAAAGCCTCCCTTTGCAAGGGTCTGGCATAGAAGAGACCACGATTAGCTCAGGGGTATCATGTATTGAAGTCCCTGTTAGGAGCGAGAAATCCCTGGAGTACAGCCCCAGTTGGGCAAAGGGCAAGGTTCCCGAAGGCCCTTGTGATTTATCCCTGAAAGGAAAGGTGATCAGCCAAGGTAGGACAGCAGAAGAGCAAACCCAGAAGGTTCTAGAAGGAGGTTCTGCAGAGGTGGGCCAGTGGGGGAATAACCTGCTGTCTCCTGAAAACAATTCCAGttcttaa